A region from the uncultured Macellibacteroides sp. genome encodes:
- a CDS encoding TlpA disulfide reductase family protein, with product MIKRGVIVLCTLFCLLSCGKKTVFQLEGNLSNLKDQTIYAVFEGPDKKLVDTIKCEKSGRFHLIQKQANYTSVTLLFEHKSRWITLYPESGEKISLSGDIQIPELLEIKGGDINDKLTAFYKGQSSLIKERALLQQKLNAEPDSLVTNETTTTSKLINVNHQLQERAESYIRKNPSEAASVVLIYRFFRNNEDTRLLDEFLALLEPSLKDFFLVKELESFTARAKRTAIGAEAPGFDLKNIYNQPVSLDSFANKYLLLSFTAPWCEMCQTDNLYLDDIKREFPKDKVDMLLISLDTDQTQVRKIVDADTIKWNLVTDSAGQATTMLELYNVTALPRCFLIDNEGKIILKTDNGLEVKKLLEQVIKK from the coding sequence ATGATAAAAAGGGGTGTAATCGTACTATGTACGCTGTTTTGTTTGCTTTCTTGTGGAAAGAAAACAGTTTTTCAGTTGGAAGGAAACCTTTCCAATTTGAAAGATCAAACTATTTATGCCGTATTTGAAGGTCCGGATAAAAAGCTTGTTGATACAATTAAGTGTGAGAAAAGCGGACGATTCCACCTAATTCAGAAGCAGGCAAATTACACTAGCGTAACCTTGCTTTTTGAACATAAATCGCGTTGGATAACTCTTTATCCTGAATCGGGTGAAAAGATTTCCCTCTCCGGCGACATTCAGATTCCCGAACTTCTTGAGATTAAAGGGGGTGATATAAACGACAAGCTAACAGCTTTCTACAAAGGACAATCGTCCCTTATTAAAGAACGTGCTTTGTTGCAACAAAAGCTAAATGCCGAACCGGACTCGTTGGTAACAAACGAGACAACCACGACTTCCAAACTTATAAACGTGAATCATCAGCTGCAGGAAAGAGCTGAGTCTTACATTCGTAAAAATCCCTCCGAAGCTGCTTCTGTTGTATTAATATACCGTTTTTTCAGAAATAACGAAGATACAAGACTTCTTGATGAATTTCTTGCCCTGCTCGAACCGTCATTAAAGGATTTCTTTCTTGTAAAAGAGCTTGAATCGTTTACAGCCAGAGCTAAGCGGACTGCCATTGGAGCAGAAGCTCCCGGATTTGATCTTAAAAATATCTACAACCAGCCTGTAAGCCTTGATTCGTTTGCGAACAAGTACCTGCTGTTAAGTTTTACAGCCCCCTGGTGCGAAATGTGCCAGACGGATAATTTGTATCTTGATGATATAAAGAGGGAATTCCCGAAAGACAAAGTGGATATGCTGTTAATAAGTTTAGATACAGATCAGACTCAAGTGAGGAAGATTGTTGATGCAGATACCATAAAGTGGAATCTGGTAACCGACTCTGCGGGACAGGCAACCACGATGTTGGAACTATACAACGTAACGGCACTGCCACGTTGTTTCCTCATAGATAACGAAGGAAAAATCATTTTAAAAACAGATAACGGACTGGAAGTAAAAAAACTACTGGAGCAGGTAATCAAAAAATAG